In bacterium YEK0313, one genomic interval encodes:
- the kipR_1 gene encoding HTH-type transcriptional regulator KipR, whose product MHERKSVRKGTAQGGGEARMSGEATARRAAGAADSPDQRGSLKSMQKLMAVLDCFSRYDRSLSLAEISERCKMPKTTVHRLVTSLREAKLLEQDKGRDRYRMGIRLFELGSIVLANLDLHREARALIDRLGAISGEAAHLCVFDGTNMVIIEHREPGGNTANWTTTLSISPSYCTGVGKAALAFQEAATIDKVIRQGLLPYTPNTLTDPEALRRDLAATRARGYSIDEGEHQPTVRCVAAPIRNASGRVFAAVSVTGPMDRVTHERVPALAELVMATAAQLSRQLGYEAPTGARSVGRRHGS is encoded by the coding sequence ATGCATGAGCGGAAATCCGTGCGCAAAGGCACGGCACAGGGCGGTGGTGAAGCGCGGATGAGCGGCGAGGCGACGGCGCGGCGTGCGGCGGGGGCTGCCGATTCTCCGGACCAGCGCGGCTCGCTCAAGTCGATGCAGAAACTGATGGCCGTGCTCGACTGCTTCTCGCGCTATGATCGCTCGCTCAGCCTCGCGGAGATCTCAGAGCGCTGCAAAATGCCCAAGACGACGGTCCACCGGCTGGTGACGAGTCTGCGGGAAGCCAAGCTGCTCGAGCAGGACAAGGGACGCGACCGCTACCGCATGGGCATCCGGCTGTTCGAGCTCGGCAGCATCGTCCTGGCCAATCTCGACCTGCACCGGGAAGCGCGGGCGCTGATCGACCGGCTCGGTGCGATCAGTGGCGAAGCGGCCCATCTCTGCGTCTTCGACGGCACCAATATGGTGATCATCGAGCACCGCGAGCCGGGCGGCAACACGGCCAACTGGACCACGACCCTGTCGATCTCGCCGTCCTATTGCACGGGAGTCGGCAAGGCGGCTCTCGCCTTTCAGGAGGCCGCGACGATCGACAAGGTCATCCGCCAGGGTCTGCTGCCCTATACGCCGAACACGCTCACCGATCCGGAGGCTCTGCGTCGCGACCTCGCCGCGACCCGGGCGCGCGGCTATTCGATCGACGAGGGCGAACACCAGCCCACCGTGCGTTGCGTCGCCGCGCCGATCCGCAACGCCTCGGGCCGGGTCTTCGCGGCGGTCAGCGTCACCGGTCCGATGGACCGGGTGACCCACGAGCGCGTACCGGCCCTGGCCGAACTGGTCATGGCGACAGCCGCCCAATTGTCCCGGCAATTGGGCTATGAAGCTCCGACCGGCGCCCGCAGCGTGGGAAGACGTCATGGATCCTGA
- the rbsK_1 gene encoding Ribokinase, with protein MTSVLCVGVAVYDEIFALPAFPTRPTKIFASDFASAAGGPAANAAITIARQGGAATLWARIGNDMQGDRIVADLSRSDVDVSRIRRVDHARSGISAVGVTQDGERMLLVFADPNLDTDASWLPLDDVDGFDAILADVRWPAASRAVIERATRLGKPTVLDADLTSDPTALAGLVPLASHVVFSEPALAQMAGAGRTTEAALRSIYDQGGHLLVGVTLGEEGACWVDAAGFHREPGIRIDAVDTLAAGDVFHGAFALAVARGLAPREAMRFANLVAAVKCTRWGGGATIPTAAEVAAFVARQASTVTEDFA; from the coding sequence ATGACCTCCGTGCTGTGCGTCGGTGTTGCGGTCTATGATGAGATCTTCGCCCTGCCGGCCTTTCCGACGCGGCCGACGAAGATCTTCGCCTCCGATTTCGCCTCCGCCGCAGGCGGCCCGGCCGCCAACGCCGCCATCACCATCGCCCGCCAGGGCGGCGCCGCGACGCTCTGGGCGCGCATCGGCAACGACATGCAGGGCGATCGCATCGTCGCCGACCTCAGCCGCAGCGACGTCGACGTCTCGCGCATCCGCCGCGTCGACCATGCCAGATCCGGCATTTCCGCCGTGGGCGTCACCCAGGATGGCGAGCGCATGCTGCTCGTCTTCGCCGACCCCAATCTCGACACGGATGCCTCATGGCTGCCGCTCGACGACGTCGACGGCTTCGATGCGATCCTTGCCGACGTGCGCTGGCCGGCGGCTTCCAGGGCGGTCATCGAGCGGGCCACGAGGCTCGGCAAGCCGACCGTGCTCGATGCCGACCTGACCTCCGATCCGACCGCGCTCGCCGGGCTCGTCCCGCTTGCCTCCCACGTGGTCTTTTCCGAGCCGGCGCTGGCCCAGATGGCCGGGGCGGGCCGGACGACCGAAGCGGCCCTGCGCAGCATCTACGATCAGGGCGGCCACCTCCTGGTCGGCGTCACGCTGGGCGAGGAAGGTGCGTGCTGGGTCGATGCCGCCGGCTTCCACCGCGAGCCGGGCATCCGCATCGACGCGGTCGACACGCTCGCCGCCGGCGACGTCTTTCACGGCGCCTTCGCGCTCGCTGTCGCGCGCGGCCTCGCGCCACGGGAGGCCATGCGGTTCGCCAACCTGGTCGCCGCGGTGAAATGCACCCGCTGGGGCGGCGGCGCCACCATTCCGACCGCCGCAGAGGTCGCCGCCTTCGTCGCGCGCCAAGCATCCACCGTCACCGAGGATTTCGCATGA
- the lacD2 gene encoding Tagatose 1,6-diphosphate aldolase 2 — translation MTSSLSAGKFRTMRRLADAQGRFKMMAADQRPPIIKAIDQKLGAGSASYENVGGVKRALVKALAPASTAVLIDPDYGYSHAFEVLPAQPGLLLTLENFAFEESAGGRKTHIMQDWGVDKIKRAGADGVKLLLWYRPDCSADVREHQHRLVREVGAACKAYDLAFLLELLVFPFAGAAGHTTDYIEHKDKRPELVLQSVRDFASPEYGVDIYKLESPLAANHLPDPASGSSAVADAQGWFDDLGKLIDKPWVMLSAGAGMEEFRRVLHYAFTAGANGFLAGRAIWWQAFQQHYPDLAAMERALSTESTGYLAEINRMTDAMARPWTECPAFAGAPELAEAGQTFPSRYPAFA, via the coding sequence ATGACCAGTTCCCTGTCGGCCGGCAAGTTCCGTACGATGCGCCGTCTCGCCGACGCGCAAGGCCGTTTCAAGATGATGGCTGCCGACCAGCGGCCGCCGATCATCAAGGCGATCGACCAGAAGCTCGGCGCCGGCTCCGCCTCCTATGAGAATGTCGGCGGCGTCAAGCGCGCCCTGGTCAAGGCGCTGGCGCCCGCGAGCACCGCCGTGCTGATCGATCCCGACTATGGCTACAGCCACGCCTTCGAGGTGCTGCCGGCCCAGCCTGGACTGCTTCTGACGCTCGAGAACTTCGCCTTCGAGGAGAGCGCCGGCGGGCGCAAGACCCACATCATGCAGGACTGGGGCGTCGACAAGATCAAGCGTGCCGGCGCCGACGGCGTGAAACTGCTGCTCTGGTACCGCCCGGACTGCTCGGCCGACGTGCGCGAGCATCAGCATCGGCTGGTGCGCGAGGTCGGCGCGGCCTGCAAGGCCTATGATCTCGCCTTCCTGCTCGAACTGCTGGTCTTCCCCTTCGCCGGGGCAGCGGGTCACACCACCGACTATATCGAGCACAAGGACAAGCGGCCGGAGCTCGTGCTGCAGAGCGTGCGCGACTTCGCCTCACCCGAATATGGCGTCGACATCTACAAGCTGGAGAGCCCGCTCGCGGCGAACCACCTGCCGGATCCGGCCTCGGGATCGAGCGCCGTCGCCGACGCGCAAGGCTGGTTCGACGACCTGGGCAAGCTGATCGACAAGCCCTGGGTCATGTTGTCGGCCGGGGCTGGCATGGAGGAGTTCCGCCGCGTTCTTCACTACGCCTTCACCGCCGGGGCCAACGGCTTCCTCGCCGGCCGCGCCATCTGGTGGCAGGCCTTCCAGCAGCACTATCCGGACCTGGCCGCGATGGAGCGGGCGCTTTCGACCGAAAGCACCGGCTATCTCGCCGAGATCAACCGGATGACCGATGCCATGGCGCGGCCATGGACCGAGTGCCCGGCCTTCGCCGGCGCGCCTGAACTCGCCGAAGCCGGCCAGACCTTCCCCAGCCGCTATCCCGCCTTCGCCTGA
- the fabG_3 gene encoding 3-oxoacyl-[acyl-carrier-protein] reductase FabG — protein sequence MFNDLEGKRILVTGSSTGIGAAVAKAYADCGAAVAVHYNQSKAEAEAVAAAIKAAGGTCVLVGGDVSKGKEATRIVDEAAAGLGGLDVLVNNAGALVKRVPLDDIDDAIYDRVLDLNVRSVVIASQAAARHMRKAGRGSIINTSSVAARNGGGPGALLYAGAKAFVLNATRNLAKELASANIRVNGVSPGVISTPFHERYSTPEILEGMRKTIPMGIIGTPDDCIGSYLFFASDRMSGYVTGQVLEVNGGQFMA from the coding sequence ATGTTCAACGACCTCGAAGGCAAGCGTATCCTGGTCACCGGATCGAGCACCGGGATCGGCGCCGCCGTGGCCAAGGCCTATGCCGATTGCGGCGCCGCCGTCGCCGTCCACTACAACCAGAGCAAGGCCGAGGCCGAAGCCGTGGCCGCCGCGATCAAGGCCGCGGGCGGCACCTGCGTCCTCGTCGGCGGCGACGTGTCGAAGGGCAAGGAAGCGACCCGCATCGTCGATGAGGCCGCTGCCGGTCTCGGCGGGCTCGACGTGCTGGTCAACAATGCCGGCGCGCTGGTCAAGCGCGTCCCGCTCGACGACATCGACGACGCGATCTACGACCGGGTGCTCGATCTCAATGTGCGCTCGGTCGTGATCGCCTCGCAGGCCGCCGCGCGCCACATGCGCAAGGCCGGCCGAGGCAGCATCATCAACACGAGCTCGGTCGCCGCGCGCAATGGCGGTGGTCCCGGCGCGCTGCTCTACGCCGGCGCCAAGGCCTTCGTGCTGAACGCCACACGCAACCTCGCCAAGGAGCTCGCAAGCGCCAATATCCGTGTCAACGGCGTGTCGCCCGGCGTGATCTCGACGCCGTTCCACGAGCGCTATTCGACGCCGGAAATCCTCGAGGGCATGCGCAAGACGATCCCGATGGGCATCATCGGGACGCCGGACGACTGCATCGGCAGCTATCTGTTCTTCGCCTCCGACCGGATGAGCGGCTACGTGACCGGTCAGGTCCTGGAGGTCAATGGCGGACAGTTCATGGCCTGA
- the tcyB gene encoding L-cystine transport system permease protein TcyB: MSYSFDFSFLRDYWPMLADGLLLTVQLALMATVLGFLLGTLCAVGSTSRSRVLRMLIGLYVEIIRNTPLLVQLFVVFFGLASLGLKLSATVSAVVGLSINIGAYSSEIIRAGIQAIPRGQVEAGDCLALSRWQVLATIVLPAAIEKVYPALASQYVLLMLGTSIVSQISAEELTAAANRIQSDTFRPFEVFLVVAALYLALSFLMRGLFWAVGQLAFARRRRLGTPL; this comes from the coding sequence ATGAGCTACAGCTTCGATTTCTCGTTCCTGCGCGACTATTGGCCGATGCTGGCGGATGGGCTTCTGCTCACCGTCCAGCTTGCCCTGATGGCGACGGTGCTCGGCTTCCTGCTCGGCACCCTCTGCGCCGTCGGCAGCACGAGCCGCTCGCGCGTGCTGCGCATGTTGATCGGTCTCTATGTCGAGATCATCCGCAACACGCCGCTCCTGGTGCAGCTCTTCGTCGTGTTCTTCGGGCTCGCGTCGCTCGGGCTGAAGCTCTCCGCCACGGTCTCGGCAGTGGTCGGGCTGTCGATCAATATCGGCGCCTATTCGAGCGAGATCATCCGGGCGGGCATCCAGGCCATTCCGCGCGGCCAGGTCGAGGCGGGTGACTGCCTTGCCCTGTCGCGCTGGCAGGTCCTGGCGACCATCGTGCTGCCGGCCGCCATCGAAAAGGTCTATCCGGCTCTCGCCAGCCAGTACGTCCTGCTCATGCTCGGCACCAGCATCGTCTCGCAGATCTCGGCGGAGGAGCTGACCGCGGCAGCCAACCGCATCCAGTCCGACACGTTCCGCCCCTTCGAGGTGTTCCTGGTGGTCGCGGCGCTCTATCTGGCGCTCTCCTTCCTCATGCGGGGCCTGTTCTGGGCCGTGGGGCAACTCGCCTTCGCGCGCCGCCGCCGTCTGGGGACGCCGCTGTGA
- the yecS_1 gene encoding Inner membrane amino-acid ABC transporter permease protein YecS, whose protein sequence is MAALLGLSPAHWAALMNGLSWTVLLSLVGFLAGGLVGFGVALARISDNPVVRNLALGYVNLIQGTPLLIVMFVLYFGLPVLGFDMPPLVAACIAMTLFAAAYLGEIWRGCLEAVPRTQWEAADCLALTRWERIVLVILPQAVRIAIPPTVGFMVQIVKNTSIASVIGMAEMTYIGKLINNATFQPFRIYLVIAGLYFLLCYPLSWLSRRLERKLNVAHR, encoded by the coding sequence ATGGCCGCGCTTCTTGGACTATCCCCGGCCCACTGGGCCGCGCTGATGAACGGGCTGAGCTGGACCGTCCTCCTGTCTCTGGTCGGCTTCCTCGCCGGCGGCCTGGTCGGCTTCGGCGTGGCGCTGGCGCGCATTTCCGACAATCCCGTCGTGCGCAACCTGGCGCTCGGCTACGTCAATCTGATCCAGGGCACGCCGCTCCTGATCGTCATGTTCGTCCTCTATTTCGGCCTGCCCGTGCTGGGCTTCGACATGCCGCCGCTGGTCGCCGCCTGCATCGCCATGACGCTGTTCGCCGCGGCCTATCTCGGCGAGATCTGGCGCGGCTGTCTGGAAGCGGTGCCGCGGACCCAATGGGAAGCCGCGGACTGCCTGGCGCTGACGCGTTGGGAACGCATAGTGCTCGTCATTCTGCCCCAGGCCGTCCGCATCGCCATTCCGCCGACCGTCGGCTTCATGGTGCAGATCGTCAAGAACACGTCGATCGCTTCGGTCATCGGCATGGCCGAGATGACCTATATCGGCAAGCTCATCAACAACGCCACGTTTCAGCCGTTCCGGATCTATCTGGTGATCGCGGGTCTCTATTTCCTGCTCTGCTATCCGCTGTCCTGGCTGAGCCGGCGCCTCGAGAGAAAACTCAATGTCGCCCATCGTTAG
- the glnQ_1 gene encoding Glutamine transport ATP-binding protein GlnQ: MSPIVSFRDVHKRFGQIAVLKGLSFDVAKGEVVALIGRSGSGKSTALRCIDRLETIDQGSITVCGHVVSDPGIVLRKLRQDVGIVFQSYNLFPHLTVEQNITLAPRWVKKVERSKARELAREVLAQVGLLDKIEAYPEQLSGGQQQRVAIARSLAMRPQVMLFDEVTSALDPELTGEVLKVIEELAGQGMTMLLVTHEMAFAERVADRIIFMHEGQIRETGSAEILRNPATPELKSFVGIGL; this comes from the coding sequence ATGTCGCCCATCGTTAGTTTTCGCGACGTCCACAAGCGCTTCGGCCAGATCGCGGTCCTGAAAGGACTTTCCTTCGACGTCGCCAAGGGCGAGGTCGTGGCCCTGATCGGCCGTTCGGGCTCGGGCAAGTCCACGGCCCTGCGCTGCATCGACCGCCTCGAGACCATCGACCAGGGCTCGATCACGGTCTGCGGCCATGTGGTCTCGGATCCCGGCATCGTTCTGCGCAAGCTGCGCCAGGATGTCGGCATCGTCTTCCAGAGCTACAACCTGTTTCCCCATCTCACCGTCGAGCAGAACATCACCCTCGCGCCGCGCTGGGTGAAGAAGGTCGAGCGCAGCAAGGCCCGCGAACTCGCCCGCGAGGTGCTCGCCCAGGTCGGCCTGCTCGACAAGATCGAGGCCTATCCGGAGCAACTGTCCGGCGGTCAGCAGCAGCGCGTCGCCATCGCCCGCTCCCTCGCCATGCGCCCACAGGTCATGCTGTTCGATGAGGTCACCTCGGCGCTCGATCCTGAGCTCACCGGCGAGGTGCTCAAAGTGATCGAGGAACTCGCCGGGCAGGGCATGACCATGCTGCTGGTGACCCATGAAATGGCCTTCGCCGAACGGGTCGCCGACCGCATCATCTTCATGCACGAGGGCCAGATCCGCGAGACCGGATCAGCCGAGATCCTGCGCAATCCCGCCACTCCGGAACTCAAGAGCTTCGTCGGCATCGGCCTCTGA
- the fliY_1 gene encoding Cystine-binding periplasmic protein precursor, with product MDRRSATLFLSGLAGLPLLGLSAVPAAADGLDTIMQRKKLLVAIDLGNPPHGMMNAEFKPTGSDVETARLLAQDFGVELEIVQVSTANRVQYLMTNKADLVISALSITEERKRVIDFSTAYAELQCVVAAPKAMNISSYADLGGKGGIAVTRGTVNDQELTRGTAGVSGVQIVRFEDDPTSTVAITSGQLKIYATSLPLLNQLRKDNPQLDLDTKFVMKGFPLGIALRKNETKLRDKLNAWVRTNLENGKLVEIYERYHGVRLVPAELAAKS from the coding sequence ATGGATCGCCGTTCAGCCACCCTCTTCCTGTCGGGCCTTGCGGGCCTGCCTCTTCTCGGCCTCTCGGCCGTGCCCGCCGCGGCCGACGGGCTCGACACCATCATGCAGCGCAAGAAGCTCCTGGTCGCGATCGACCTCGGCAATCCGCCGCACGGCATGATGAATGCGGAGTTCAAGCCGACCGGCTCCGATGTCGAAACCGCGCGCCTGCTCGCCCAGGATTTCGGCGTCGAGCTGGAGATCGTTCAGGTCTCCACGGCCAACCGCGTGCAATACCTGATGACCAACAAGGCCGACCTCGTCATTTCCGCGCTGTCGATCACCGAGGAGCGCAAGCGGGTCATCGATTTCTCGACCGCCTATGCCGAGCTGCAATGCGTCGTCGCGGCGCCGAAGGCGATGAACATTAGCTCCTACGCCGATCTCGGCGGCAAGGGCGGCATCGCGGTCACGCGCGGCACGGTCAACGACCAGGAGCTCACCCGCGGCACGGCCGGAGTGAGCGGCGTGCAGATCGTCCGTTTCGAGGACGATCCGACCTCGACCGTCGCCATCACCTCCGGCCAGCTGAAGATCTATGCGACCTCGCTGCCGCTGCTGAACCAGTTGCGCAAGGACAATCCTCAGCTCGACCTCGACACCAAATTTGTCATGAAGGGCTTCCCGCTCGGCATCGCCCTGCGCAAGAACGAGACGAAGCTGCGCGACAAGCTCAACGCCTGGGTCAGGACCAATCTCGAGAACGGCAAGCTCGTCGAAATCTACGAGCGCTATCACGGCGTGCGGCTGGTGCCGGCGGAACTCGCAGCCAAGTCCTGA
- the dapA_2 gene encoding 4-hydroxy-tetrahydrodipicolinate synthase produces the protein MSQSHHSTPSGLWLPLVTPFRDGRLDEPSLRRLVAHFAAEPVDGFILAATTGEGMALDDEETERLVAIAGEALDASHRRVPLYLGLCGSDTRKVVKALARTAPWAVDGYLIASPYYTRPSQQGLSRHFSALADSTERPILIYNIPYRTGVNLGNETMLRLAECANIVGVKDCCADAVQSFDLLCRKPADFAVLTGEDHLFYTALVQGADGGITASAHVRTHAFADIRGKLLAGDQAGALADWKRLSGLPRLLFAEPSPGPIKHWLWRDGLIDSPEMRLPMVPITDALAARIDRAMAEPAGASVRSP, from the coding sequence ATGTCGCAATCGCATCATTCGACGCCGAGCGGCCTCTGGCTGCCGCTCGTCACGCCGTTCCGCGACGGCCGGCTCGACGAGCCCTCGCTCCGCCGGCTCGTCGCGCATTTTGCCGCGGAGCCCGTCGACGGCTTCATTCTGGCGGCGACGACGGGCGAAGGCATGGCGCTCGACGACGAGGAGACCGAGCGCCTGGTCGCAATCGCCGGCGAAGCGCTCGATGCGTCGCATCGACGGGTGCCGCTCTATCTTGGCCTGTGCGGCAGCGATACGCGCAAGGTGGTGAAGGCCCTCGCGCGGACGGCACCATGGGCCGTCGACGGCTATCTGATCGCCTCGCCCTACTATACGCGGCCGTCGCAGCAGGGGCTGTCGCGCCATTTCTCGGCGCTGGCCGACAGCACCGAAAGGCCGATCCTCATCTACAACATTCCCTATCGCACGGGCGTCAATCTCGGCAACGAGACCATGCTGCGCCTGGCCGAGTGCGCCAATATCGTCGGCGTCAAGGATTGCTGCGCCGATGCCGTCCAGTCGTTCGACCTCCTGTGCCGCAAGCCTGCGGATTTCGCGGTCCTCACCGGCGAGGACCATCTGTTCTACACGGCGCTGGTGCAGGGCGCCGATGGCGGCATCACGGCCTCCGCGCATGTCCGGACCCATGCCTTCGCCGATATCCGCGGCAAGCTGCTGGCGGGCGATCAGGCCGGGGCGCTCGCCGACTGGAAGCGGCTCTCCGGCCTGCCGCGCCTGCTCTTCGCCGAGCCGAGCCCCGGTCCGATCAAGCATTGGCTCTGGCGCGACGGCCTGATCGACAGCCCGGAAATGCGCCTGCCGATGGTGCCCATCACCGACGCGCTGGCCGCGCGCATCGACCGGGCAATGGCGGAGCCGGCGGGCGCTTCTGTTCGCTCGCCGTGA